The proteins below come from a single Neospora caninum Liverpool complete genome, chromosome IX genomic window:
- a CDS encoding 2-oxoglutarate dehydrogenase E1 component,related: MAFSVLRVAQNGGLLRHLNPSKVSQRWSSTARVFVDKNTRVICQGLTGKQGSFHTEQCLAYGTQFVGGVNPSKKGSTWQSSDGKFSLPVFGSVKEAKEATGCDASMIFVPPPFAAKAIMDCIAEEIPLAVCITEGIPQQDMVRVKQALLSQTKTRLIGPNCPGIIKPGECKIGIMPGYIHSKGKIASNDESITTAMLIWIGQRCGDRASAHSWLNEKKTGTLTYEAVNQTTQTGLGQSTCVGIGGDPFNGTNFIDCLERFVNDPETKGIVLIGEIGGSAEEEAAAWLKEHNKEQKPVVSFIAGLTAPPGRRMGHAGAIVSGGKGTAEGKIAALEDAGVHVVRNPAAMGQKMLEVMQAAGLH; encoded by the exons ATGGCGTTCTCGGTTCTTCGCGTCGCCCAGAACGGCGGCCTTTTGCGTCACTTAAATCCCTCCAAGGTCTCTCAG CGCTGGTCGTCCACGGCGCGCGTGTTCGTCGACAAGAACACCAGAGTCATCTGCCAAGGACTCACGGGCAAACAG GGATCCTTCCACACAGAACAATGCCTCGCGTACGGAACGCAGTTTGTTGGCGGCGTCAACCCCTCGAAGAAAGGCTCCACGTGGCAGTCCAGCGACGGGAAATTCTCCCTACCTGTCTTCGGCAGTGTGAAGGAG gcgaaggaagcgacaggaTGCGACGCCTCCATGATTTTTGTGCCGCCACCCTTCGCTGCGAAAGCCATCATGGACTGCATTGCTGAGGAGATTCCTCTTGCCGTGTGCATCACCGAAGGCATTCCTCAGCAAGACATGGTCCGAGTCAAACAGGCGCTGCTGTCCCAGACCAAAACACGCCTGATTGGTCCCAACTGCCCAGGCATTATCAAACCGGGTGAATGCAAAATCGGTATCATGCCTGGCTACATCCACTCAAAGGGCAAAATCG CCTCTAATGATGAGTCGATTACGACTGCCATGCTAATTTGGATTGGGCAGAGATGTGGTGACCGTGCGTCGGCACACTCTTGGCTCAATGAAAAGAAAAC TGGGACTTTGACGTACGAAGCTGTAAATCAGACAACTCAGACGGGACTGGGCCAGTCTACTTGCGTCGGCATCGGTGGTGATCCGTTTAACGGCACAAACTTCATCGACTGTCTCGAGCGGTTCGTCAATGACCCAGAAACAAAAG GCATTGTGCTCATCGGAGAAATCGGAGGgtcggcagaagaagaagctgcggcCTGGCTGAAAG AGCACAACAAGGAGCAGAAGCCCGTCGTGAGCTTCATCGCAGGACTGACGGCACCACCCGGCAGGCGGATGGGTCATGCAGGAGCCATCGTGAGCGGTGGCAAAGGAACAGCCGAAGGAAAGATTGCTGCTTTGGAGGATGCAGGGGTTCATGTCGTCAGAAATCCGGCTGCCATGGGGCAGAAGATGTTGGAAGTTATGCAAGCGGCTGGGCTTCATTAG